One Helianthus annuus cultivar XRQ/B chromosome 12, HanXRQr2.0-SUNRISE, whole genome shotgun sequence genomic region harbors:
- the LOC110894754 gene encoding protein IQ-DOMAIN 32, translated as MGRSTSSCFKIISCGCINESVDQTHVSSQNKGHNKPGWSLGRKSSPSQVPSNAVVTEKISSTSSKEIPEPITISSEPQITSNISEKTPDNIWTEEARNSITKNAAVSATATKTASEEDDVKCEPVPDESESEYESAVFVIQAAVRRFLAERQLVKHKNVVKLQAAVRGHLVRSHAVGTLRCVQAIVKMQALVRARREKGVQNAGINATPTHVSIEKLLSNRLARQLLESTPKTKQINIKCDPSKSDSAWNWLERWMSVSAPETLQPHTPDHVQDKVVNFTESEVKMVISANNFGEATVRYEEKENLINIEEDSNVKTHEEEPISESVVIPESETKPIPIPENPVSDTKPEPERIPEDPESETEPKPIPENPVSETEPKPIPENPVSETKPEPEPEPEPEPEPIPENPVSETELEHAAKQHATDQTDPEERKNVFGSRKAINPAFIAAQSRFEELTSPKTNPLKSPNSVKQDDEPGSGSGPPADIGSDKNDTASTFSPADVGSSDLRKPDNEVVACADVGSTAPGQAMLVTDAEPRVVQNGGSECGTELSITSTLDSPDQFKTENKKSEEVKVLNDAVDNEDNSIDIAVPEKQVDEKLDDTDTELEPVSNEHEPPFQSSVSESPQSHMTNLESQGTPSSQISTTSKKNRSDKKVSSQTQTRKSWSYSKKSSPVSSSVDSGLRSSLEQLPKDPKPVKRRLATGSPKPDHSDHEPSVPGYMQATESARAKAVATSSPRSSPDVHDKETYSKKRHSLPSAVNSRHDSPRMQRSLTQALQTTKGNGNQERKWLR; from the exons ATGGGAAGATCCACCTCATCTTGTTTCAAGATCATTTCTTGTGGATGTATCAATGAATCTGTTGATCAGACTCATGTTTCTTCacag aacAAAGGTCATAATAAACCGGGGTGGAGTCTTGGGAGAAAATCATCCCCAAGTCAAGTGCCAAGCAACGCAGTCGTTACCGAAAAGATATCTTCTACATCGAGTAAAGAGATCCCAGAACCAATTACTATCAGTTCTGAACCGCAAATTACTTCTAACATATCGGAAAAAACTCCTGACAATATATGGACAGAAGAAGCGCGAAACTCGATTACCAAAAATGCTGCAGTTTCAGCTACGGCTACCAAGACCgctagtgaagaagatgatgttaaATGTGAACCCGTTCCTgatgaatctgaatctgaatatGAATCAGCCGTTTTTGTGATCCAGGCTGCTGTTAGGAGATTCTTG GCTGAGAGACAACTGGTCAAACATAAAAATGTGGTCAAACTGCAAGCGGCTGTGAGAGGACATTTGGTTCGGAGTCATGCTGTGGGAACTTTGCGTTGTGTTCAAGCCATTGTCAAGATGCAAGCTCTTGTTCGTGCTCGCAGAGAAAAG GGAGTGCAAAACGCGGGAATTAACGCAACTCCAACGCATGTTTCCATTGAGAAGCTACTAAGTAACCGACTCGCTCGCCAG cTACTGGAATCTACTCCGAAGACAAAACAAATCAACATCAAATGCGATCCATCAAAATCCGACTCAGCTTGGAACTGGTTGGAGCGATGGATGTCTGTGTCTGCACCGGAAACTCTGCAGCCTCACACACCAGATCATGTTCAGGACAAAGTTGTCAATTTCACTGAAAGTGAGGTCAAAATGGTAATTTCCGCAAATAATTTCGGGGAAGCAACGGTGCGGTATGAAGAAAAAGAGAATTTGATTAACATCGAAGAAGATTCCAATGTAAAAACCCATGAAGAAGAGCCCATATCAGAATCAGTGGTGATACCTGAATCAGAAACCAAACCCATACCCATACCCGAGAATCCAGTGTCAGATACCAAACCCGAACCCGAACGCATACCCGAAGATCCAGAATCAGAAACCGAACCCAAACCAATTCCCGAGAATCCAGTATCAGAAACCGAGCCCAAACCTATACCCGAGAATCCAGTATCAGAAACCAAACCCGAACCTGAACCTGAACCTGAACCTGAACCTGAACCGATACCCGAGAATCCAGTATCAGAAACTGAACTGGAACACGCAGCCAAACAGCATGCAACAGACCAAACAGATCCAGAGGAAAGGAAAAACGTGTTTGGATCAAGAAAAGCGATCAACCCGGCATTTATTGCGGCTCAGTCAAGGTTTGAGGAGTTAACTTCACCTAAGACCAACCCATTGAAGTCACCCAATTCTGTTAAACAAGATGATGAGCCCGGTTCAGGTTCCGGTCCACCTGCAGATATCGGTTCTGATAAAAACGATACGGCAAGTACATTTTCACCAGCAGACGTCGGTTCATCTGACCTGCGGAAACCAGATAACGAGGTAGTTGCGTGTGCAGACGTTGGCTCTACGGCTCCTGGACAAGCAATGTTGGTGACAGATGCTGAACCACGTGTGGTTCAGAATGGTGGTTCGGAATGTGGAACCGAGCTGTCGATCACATCCACGCTTGACTCGCCTGATCAGTTTAAAACTGAAAACAAGAAATCCGAGGAAGTGAAAGTTTTAAATGACGCGGTTGATAATGAAGATAATAGCATAGACATTGCGGTGCCTGAAAAACAAGTTGACGAAAAGCTCGATGACACTGACACTGAGCTGGAGCCCGTGTCTAACGAGCACGAACCGCCTTTCCAGTCCTCCGTATCAGAATCTCCACAAAGCCACATGACAAACCTTGAGTCACAAGGAACGCCGTCTAGCCAGATCTCTACCACAAGTAAGAAAAATAGATCGGATAAAAAGGTATCGAGTCAAACACAAACACGAAAGTCGTGGTCATATAGTAAAAAGTCAAGCCCTGTAAGCTCAAGTGTGGATTCTGGATTAAGAAGTAGTTTGGAACAGTTGCCTAAAGACCCAAAGCCCGTGAAGCGAAGACTTGCTACTGGTTCGCCGAAACCCGATCACAGTGATCATGAACCGTCGGTCCCGGGATATATGCAGGCGACTGAATCTGCACGAGCGAAAGCGGTCGCTACCAGCTCCCCGAGGTCGAGCCCAGATGTGCATGATAAGGAAACGTATTCGAAAAAGAGACATTCGTTACCTAGTGCGGTTAACAGTAGGCACGATTCGCCTCGTATGCAGAGGTCATTGACTCAGGCATTACAAACCACAAAAGGCAATGGCAATCAAG AAAGGAAATGGTTGAGATAA